The proteins below come from a single Tachysurus fulvidraco isolate hzauxx_2018 chromosome 26, HZAU_PFXX_2.0, whole genome shotgun sequence genomic window:
- the tmem248 gene encoding transmembrane protein 248: MVFLLNPLENLKTYISNRPPLVIFMVSVSAVAITFLTVGYFFKIKEIKSPEMTEDWNTFLLRFNELDLCISENETLKHGLNESTTPESTVTSSQSRTSTQAPLPLEDPGPVNISVTVTLTLDPLKPFGGYSRNITHLYSTVMGQQVGLAGREAHEEMNITFTLPASWNSDDCILHGRCEQVVFSTCMTISAASNVFPVTVQPPHCVPETYSNATSWYKIFTTARDSDTKYTQDYNPFWCYKGAVGKVYHTLNPKLTVIVPEDDRSLINLHLMHTSYFLFVMVITMFCYAVIKGRPGKVRQNNPDFCPEKVALSEG; the protein is encoded by the exons GTGTTCTTGTTAAACCCTCTGGAGAATCTGAAGACCTACATAAGCAACCGTCCACCACTGGTCATATTTATGGTCAGTGTAAGTGCCGTGGCTATTACCTTTCTCACGGTCGGATATTTCTTCAAGATCAAGGAAATTAAATCGCCTGAAATGACAGAG GACTGGAACACCTTTCTACTACGTTTCAACGAGCTGGACTTGTGCATCTCAGAGAACGAGACACTCAAGCATGGCCTGAACGAGTCGACGACACCAGAGAGCACCGTGACAAGCAGCCAGTCACGCACCAGCACTCAAGCGCCGTTACCGCTGGAGGATCCCGGTCCTGTTAACATCTCTGTCACCGTTACACTCACCCTGGATCCTCTGAAGCCATTCGGTGGTTATTCGCGGAACATCACCCACCTTTACTCCACCGTGATGGGCCAACAGGTTGGTCTGGCTG GCAGGGAAGCTCACGAAGAGATGAACATCACTTTCACACTGCCTGCGTCCTGGAACTCGGACGACTGCATTCTGCACGGACGTTGTGAGCAGGTGGTCTTCAGCACCTGCATGACCATCAGTGCAGCCAGTAACGTCTTCCCTGTTACAGT GCAGCCACCGCACTGTGTTCCAGAGACGTACAGCAACGCAacgtcctggtacaagatcttcacGACGGCGCGGGACTCggacaccaaatacacacaggaCTACAACCCTTTTTGGTGTTACAAAGGTGCCGTTGGGAAGGTGTACCACACTCTGAACCCTAAACTTACAGTCATTGTACCAGAA GATGACCGCTCTCTCATCAACCTGCACCTAATGCACACCAGTTACTTTCTGTTTGTGATGGTGATTACAATGTTCTGCTATGCAGTCATTAAGGGTAGACCTGGCAAAGTAAGACAGAACAACCCGGACTTCTGTCCAGAAAAG GTCGCCTTGTCGGAGGGATAA